GAGTTGAGAAATTAATAATGGGTCAATTATAACATTTGCTCTAGTATATACAGCTTTAGAAACAGGACAGCCAAAATCTGAACCCCCGTTTTGAAAGGCTCTCAAGTTTGCCCTCaagtttgatttacatatatctTCATGAGACTTTTTCACGCTTTGAATTTTGAGCTTAATCTGCTAATGACTAATTTACAATAGGAAACACATCAGAAGTGACAGAGTAGCAACATACCACACCAAGAGCATGGAAAAAATGAGCAGAATACAAAGTTTTAtctatacaaataataaaaagctaAGTTTGCACCtgaaaaaatacttgaataaAACCCAAAGCTGGATAATAAAGTAGAAAATTGAAAGCAGTTGATTTAAGGTGGAAaaggcatattatatatatttgggaTGTTGTTTCTCCACGATGTTGTTACAATAGCACATTTTAAGCCCATAGCTAAGAAGTGGTAGATAAAAAAATCCAGAACAAAGTAGTCCTCAAATAGTCTTCATGGTCAATTACTTGGTATTCAGTCCTCATTTGAAAACTTTTGccatgaataatttattttattccataATGCAGAAAGTACTCCAACTTTTTCCCAGCTTGGACCTACTTTACTCAGCACATAAAGTGGATTGGCAGATAACTCAGAATTATCCTGGAGACAGCTCTTTCTTGGGGTATAAATATACActgcatctcagttttatgtaaatatgtatattattcaAAGAATGTTAAGGTGTGTAGTGAACTTACAAGCAGAAAAGCATAGTGTTATGGTTAAGAATGGGGGCTccacagacttccctggcagtccagtggttaagactatgtgcTCCCAaagctggggacatgggttcaagtcctggttaGGGAACAAAAGTCCCACATGCCCCGCCacatagcaaaataaataaataattttaaaaataaaaattaaaaatgaatagggGCTCCAGAGTTAGACTGCCTGACTTCAAACCCAAGCTCTTCTTCCCAATCTAGTTGTATGATCTTGGCctgtttcatctgtaaaatggaaataatattattGTCTACTGAATAAGAGTTAAGTAACTTAGTAGAAATAAAGGCCTGGTACTTGGTAAGCTCAGCATTAGTTATATTATTCTTCATTTGTAATGTCAAGTTTGCATTTGacactgaatttcctcatttCCAAGTAGTGGAAATGTATTGAGTGCTTACTTTAATACTGTTTCTTATGCTTTACATGTATTTACTGAccactattttcattttacagataagtccAAATCACATACGTCATATGCAACAGAACTAAGACAGCAATTCCAGAAATCTGATTCCAGAGTTGATACTGTTCTGAACAACCGCACACAGTGCCTCAGCGTGTTAGTTCACATGCAAAAGTCCTTTCAGAATAACAGTCCTTCCACCTCACTTGCCTCATGCAAAACAGGTAACACACCTACAGGAAATACTGCGTCAAGTAAGGGACAGGAAATTACTAATATATTACATTTCTAAACAAAACTTTTGTAAAACAAAGCTGGAAACACATTGAAGACACTCGTCTGATGTAACCTGTTACCTGGATTTATACATCCCCAGCATCTAGAAAATATCTGATCTATGGTAGGTCCCCAGTAAACATTCTTTAATTTAGGCACAGGAAGATTCAGGATTTCCTCAAGATCACATGGTGACTCGGTAATGAAAGCTGAAATGCAACCAGTCTCTCCAGATTTTCAGTCTAGTGCTCTTTCCACTACCATTGCACTGCTGAACATATCAGTAGGGGGTAATTATTTAGATACACTGAAGGGTGTCTTTAAGGAGAAGCCAAGAACGGAGCCCTGATAGGTTCTTAACCCGGGATTTATCAATAATAAACATCTAGAGACCTCACCTCCTGCCTCTAATGAAATGTATACAAAatcctgtttgtgtgtgtgtgtgtccaaggCTATAAACCTGGCCTGTGGCAGAGCCCACACTTCAACCCAGATTCTCTGGTTCACAGTCCAACATGCTTTTCACTACTCAATTATCACATCTTGTTTGGCAAATAGGGAAATCTCatgtgtctcagtggtaaagaatccacctgcaatgcaggtgacacaggttcgattcctgggtcaggaagatccctggagaaggaaatagcaacccattccagtattcttgcctgaaaaatcccctggacagagaggagcctggcggactacacacagtccatgaggtctcaaagagtcaaacatggcttagtgactaaatctTTTAGAAGATTCTCACAAATGTATATTGGGTGTTTGAACCCTGTTCCCCCTGTCCCTGTCTCTTCCTCAGGCAACAACTCTGAGTAGCTTCCTTACAGAAACAAGGAGCTGCGGAGATTCACCAGACCACAGAAATCTGTCATGGAGGCCTTCAGCAACCAGACCCTTAAAACCAAAAGGTGAATTTGCCAAGGGCTGGCCTCCTGCAATCTAGGACATTTTATCTCAGAATCCTAAACAGCCACATAATTGAAGAAAGACAGCTTTAATGAAAGCAGAAATCAGCATACATAAGTATTTGGGGACAATTTTTTGTTACGACGGACAGTTGGGAAACCAGACTGACAGTTCTAGCTTTCAAATGAGTCATGAGCAGCTGAGTCATGAGGACTTGGCTCTTGGACAAATAGGCGTGTGAGAAAGTAAAGTGATAAAGATAAGCAGTCTCAGCAGTCAGCACTGCGCTGTTTCAGAGACAGCTATGCCCAAaccacaaaacataaaaataactcCACCTTGCCCATTTCCCCCTCCTCTAGATAACAGAGCCACCACCAGCACTTGTGTGCGGagtctgtgtccaactctttgtgaccctatgaattgcagcccataggattctccaggcaagaatactggtgtgggttgccatgctctcctccaggggatcttcccaacccaaggttgaactcatgtctcctacactggaaagctgttttttttaccactgagtcccctgggaagcccagataactGAGCAATTCTATTTGAAAATGAGTCAGGGAGGTGGGGATATCCTGACACTGAAGGCTCATATGGCATCATAACATCTCCCATCCAACGTTTATCTATTCaggaccagtggttctcaaactccaGCATCTACCAGAATCAGCTGGAGGGTTTGTTACACGGATGGTTGGGGTTTCGGATTTAgtaagacttcagttcagttcagtcgctcagtcgtgtccgactctttgcgaccccatgaatcgcagcacgccaggcctccctgtccatcaccaactcccggagtttactcaaactcatgtccatcgagtcggtgatgccatccagctatcccatcctctgtcgtccccttctcctcctgcccccaatccctcccagcatcagggtcttttccaatgagtcaactctttgcatgaggtggccaaagtattggagtttcagctttagcatcagtccttccaatgaacacccaggactgatctcctttagaatgaactggttggatctccttgcagtccaagggacttgggGGTGACTAAAAACTTGCACTTTTAACCCGTTTAGGTGATGCTGGGGCTCTTGGTCCCAGACTTCACTTTGAGAATCACTTCCGTCCAGGTAGGCGTTGGGAATGAATAAAACTGACTCTGCCCTCAGAGAACCCAAGGGCGTCCAGGTAAAGTGAAATGAAGGCCCCGAGCGTTCTAACGTAGCCTAACGAGTAGGGAGCGCGGTGCCTGCGGCCGTGCTGTGGTTGGTGAAGTAGGACGAAAAGGTCACCAAACTTGGCGAGCAAGATGGAATAAACTCCGAGTCGCACTGAAATGTACACTGCTGAGCGATTGAAACCCGGCAGCTCCCCCGCCCTACAAGGGCAGATTCGGGGCCCCTGGGAATGCGGGACATCCAGCCCCCAGCTTCTTTTTTCCCTCGAGACACCCAATGTTTCCTTCCTTTTGCCCGGGAGCAAAACACATATGGAGACACAAAGTGAAAACAACTGCACGAGAAGAGCAGCGCCCCTGCAGTGCCCCCACTGTTGTCAGCCAGTCCCGATCTCCCCGCCGAGCCGAGCGGGCACTCTGGTGCCTCCGTCACCTCGCCCTCCCCGCGTCCCGCAACGGGGCCACAGTCCCGGATCCCGGGCCCTTGGCGCAGGCGCCCCTCTGCCCACTCGCTGTGCTCGCTTCGCGCATGCGCTGTGGCCGCGGCTCTCGGGCAGCTCCAGGGACGGAAAGGATACAACGACTCACCCACCGCGGGACCAGTGCCAGCGGGAGCCAGAGGCAGTCCGAGGCCGGGGCGGCAGTGCCAGGCGGCTAGCAGGCAACAGACAAGCGCCCCCAGCCGCGCCATCGCGAGTTGCAGCCACGGATCTGGGAGACTCTTGCTGTAAGCAGACTCCCCTGGACCGTGGGACCTGGGGAATCCGGGAGGAGGTAGAAGACCTCTGCGGTTGTTAACGCCCAGCGGTCACGTGCTAGATTCCGATTCCTCAACGAGTACGTTCTCTTGACCTTCAGCAGCTGTCTGGCGATTACCTGGTTTATTGTTGTTTCTAAATCGGCGACAGGTCCCGGAAGGAATGTGCTTGAGGCAACCCCGCGCAGATTGGGTCCCCTAAGTGCCACTTAACCCTAAGTGTATGGGTCTCCTCAGAAGTGATGCAGAGAACCTCCAAGTGTCTTGATTTGAGCCAGGTCAGCAGAGATTTCGACTACAGTGGATCTGAGTGTGATCCCTGGAACAGCAGCCTCAGCACTATCTGGGAAGTTGAGTTAGAAGTGAAAATTTCCCAATAGACTTGCCCCAAAGCTGTTGAGCCACAAACAGGACCTGAAGCCTAGTCCTTTTGTGTCCAAGTCCTCCACAAGATGCTAAAGTTGTGGTGACGTTTGAGAACCACTACTCAGAAACACTGCACTTCccaggggcactagtggtaaagaactcgcctgccaatgcaggagataaaggagaggtcagtttgatccctgggtggaaaagatcccttggaggaaggcatggcaactcactccagtattcttgcctggagaatcccatggacagaaaagcctggcaggctagggtcCACAGGGTCCCGAAATACCAGACACGActtgagtgacttagcactcacactaggtttcagtttttgtttatctgggGTTTTTCTTTGCTTGCTTGGTTATTTTTGCAGTTGAGTTAGAGCAGTGTCTCAGAACTGTGTTGTATGCATTTCAGAGATAATGGAAATATTTATGGAAATCATATGGAAATCTATATATGGAAATCATATATACAACTGGTGGGTTTTATTCTTCAAGGAATTTTTGAAGATAAtctgacaaaggagccaagattCCCAATCTTCCTTGGGTTCTGTGTTCCTTGTGATATCACTTATGAGGATTCTGATCCCTTCAAGATAAAGgagcatataatttaaatttataggaTATGGAATtcctttgaagaagaaaaaaaccttcCAGAATTACTAACCTCATAAAAAATGTTACCAAGTGTATTTGTTTCCCAACAGAGAAATTCTTATTTTGTATGCTGTGTAATTTAATGGGAAAGTGTCTCATAAAAAAGGCTTTGAAATGGGAATCAAGGTGCCTCCATTTTCTGTTTCGTGTCTTGccagggaacttcccaggtggcagagttggtaaagaattctcctcccagtgcaggagatgcaggtttgatccctaggtcgggaagatcccctggaaaaggaaatgcaacgcactccagtattcttgcctgggaaatcccatggacagaggagcctggtgggctacagtccacaggctggcaaagagacagacaggactgagctattGAGCATACAGGCATGTCCTGCCAGGGCTGTTCAAGTTCTGCCATGGCTTTAGGATGATTCAAAAGCCTTTGGACAACCaaaatgctttctaattgtggaaAAAATGGTCCTTGGAAAACAACCTTAAGGACAGTAAAAATAACTTGCATGTTTCTAGGACAAACAttttgaaagacagaaaaaaacttttaaaattcataaaaatagcaattctcactttttcttttgccagttttcttgtgtgtgtgtgtgtgtttatgagaaaagaattgaatttttatttcacatcACATGCAAAGTTCCGAAAAAgatcaagagagaaaaataaaacttaaaacatgAGCATGTCTTTAACTTACAGGCTAAAAAAGAATTTCTTACATTAAAAGCacatcaaggggcttccctggtggtccaggggctgagaccTCACACTCCTAGTGCAAGgtgcccaggttcaaaccctggtcagggaactatatcccacatgccgtCTTTTACTGATGTTCAGTCAGTTTTACTGAAAGTAAACTGATGGTGAAATAATTCTTCAGTCAGTAAGCATGAAATATGGCATACACATTTTGAAACTTAAGCaatgcttccatttttaaaaggtgctatgttaaaaaaaaaaaaaaggtactatATTGAGTTAATGGGTAGAAACATTATCTTCCCTTCAACTCTCTcccctctgttttgttttcctttataccTTGTCTCTAAGGCACACAAAGCTACAATGCCTTAACATCTCTGGGTGTATAGCTCACGCCTCACATGTATTTGTAGGTCCCCATGTtctaaaggtctgtctagtcaaagctatggtttttccagtagtcatgtatgggtgtgagagttggactataaagaaagctgagcgcagaagaattgatgcttttgaactgtggtgttggagaagactcttgagagttgcttggacagcaaggagatccaaccagtccatcctaaaggaaatcagtcctgaatactcattggaaggactgatgctgaagatgaaactccaatactttggcaaggTATTGATGCaaatacctgatgcaaagaactgattcatttgaaaagaccctgatgctgaaaggattgaaggcaggaggagaagggaaagacagaggatgagatggttggatggcatcaccgattcaatggacatgagtttgagtaaactctgggagttggtgatggacagggaggcctggcgtgctgcagtccatggggtcacatagagtctgacatgactaagcaactgaactgaactgaactgatgttctcatgtggggcttccctggtgactcagatggtaaagaatctgcctgcagtgcaagagacccaggtcaatccctaggtcaggaagaccccctggagaagttggcaacccactccagtattcttgcctgaagaattccatgaacagaggagcctggcagtctacagtccatggggtcacaaaagagttgagtACAACTgaagtgagtaacactttcattttcacattctgGTGTAGGTATAATTTGTTGTGAGGGTGTATAGGTTAATACACTAGGTGTATTAACCCAGTGTAGCTTTGCTTCCCATCAGGCCATCCCCAAACCTTCCCCTTCTTCAGAGAGTTGTTATGGAAATGAATGCCGGGATGTTATTTGACctaattctctggagaaggaaatggcaacccactccagtagtcttgcctggaaaatcccatggacagaggagcctggcaggctacagtccctggagttacagagagttggacataactgagcaactaaacaacaacaataatgaggTGAAACTAAATCCCTATTCTTGCCCTTTTCTTGTGTCTTTAAGAATGGAGAGGCCAGAAGCCATGCTTCTATTAGAGCATAAGCTGAACACCAAGAGAAAGCTGTATTCATCCAGATGCAGAAGTGAAGGTGTTCAGAGCAATTGGAGCAAATGCCCTCTCTGTTCCATGCTTTCAAAGACAAAGCTTACTAGTTTTAGTAATGATAATCTGGGCCAATCTTATCTTGACATTCAGTAATAATTGCACATTCACATGTTAAATTCTACAGCTGCACTTTAGATTTTACTACTCTTTCTTATAGTAATTATAGTAAAGTAATAAAATAGCCAGGTTATAGTATCATTGTGTAAGTTAAAGAAAGTTTCCTCATACTTATATCTGAAAGTTCACTGGACCTTGAATTAACTTGTAGAACCTTACTGAACATATTGCTTTGATTAAAAATGAATACTGAATGTTCTGAAAAacacttacatttttttctgcctCACCCCCTACCCTTCACAGAGGCTAACAGAAGAAAGTTTTCCTAAGAAGTGattcagggaaaataaaaattcttacattttgtttcagaagaaaatttagctgaatattaatttttaagaggaatattattattttcagtattaTTCACTAGTtagatggcactagtggttaaaaaaacaaacaaacaaaaaaaaaccctgcctgccagtgcaggagacaaaagagagccaggttcaatccttgggttgcgaagatcccctggagaagggcatggcaacccactctagtattttttgcctggagaatcctatggacagaggaacctgacaggctacagttcatggggtcacaaagagtcagacacgactgaagcaatttagcattcACAAGAGAATGTGGACACATTAATCtaatcttcagtttcctcatcagtaaagtaAAGGTAGTACCTTCTTACCTGCTTCACACTGTGGGTTTGagaaaatgtacaaaaatcaTCTTGTAAACAATAAACTACAAAATAACATTTGTAGTTTACAAATGCAAATCTTAGCCAGTCATAAACAGGTATTTACTTTCCTTTGGTCAACTCAGTTCCACcaacctcccccacctccctgctcccctactaccacacacacacacagaggaattcAGATGCCCTTTGCACACTCCATTTTATCCATTATAGCACTTCTCAACTTAGTTCAGCTCAATGTACTTGCCTGGAGACACATCTTTATGGTCTGGGATAAAATTCATTGCCTGTTTCTATTTACCTTTCAATAAGAAACTTGAATTACATGACATTTTGATTATATGAGACTTtgattatatttactttttaataaggCATTTTCATGTATATCAGCTTGCTTCTTCAGACTACCTGTTTTTAGTATCAAGAGGTCATTTGTGCAACTTAGCTTACCATAACAAATCTCCTTTGGATCCTAGCCAAACTGTCTATGGAAGTTCCAACCCAAACATTTTCCACATTTCCCTAGGCTTCTGATCTTGTttttcaattggaggctaattattttacaatgttgtgttggtttctgctgtacaacaactgcaatcagtcataactatatatatatttcctgtccctcttgagcctccctcccaccctctcctaccCCACCCTTTTGGGCCAGCACAGAgtaccaggctgagctccctgtgttatatagccacttcccactagctatctactttacatgttgcttatattttaaattagtattttaagCAAAGTGCTAACTTCTCCAGCCTAATgttataccagaaaaaaaaaaaggctattttACTTAAAACTTTCTAATATACAACTCCCAGCCAGATTAGTGAGtgatattaaaaacagcaacacaTTTCTCACGGGTGTAAGATTTTTTTATTCCAATTTGATTTGCATTCCAATGGAAATTATAGTACGTATTcctttcttgattttaaaaacagtagcTTAAAAACTTAATGTGAATTATAAAATGTGATAAATTTGCATATCAAAGATGGCTTTGATTGCTTGCAGCAACAAGTTTTTAAAACAAGGTTTAAAGTCATCATTTTCCACCTCCACACCAAGATAACCTTCTAATTAGTGATCAGCCGCACTGTAATAGCAGTTTAACACTGAGACTTGAGTAAACAGAAATATTGTAGAGCTTCTCCAGCCCCAGGTCAGGATGTTTTCTACGCCTTCTCATAATGGCGAACAGCAACCACATCGCCAAAAGTAAGAGTCTGAAAGATTCCAAAGATAACCAAATCTTCTTACACAGGTACATCAGTGGTTGTACCTACTGATTATCATATTAGTTTAAATATTATCATATTATTATCTTAAAGATTGTCATATATATGATTTAAGTATTATACAAAAGAATAATGGCATTTACAAACATTAAACgttgtatgctcagtcatgtccaactctttgcaactctatggactgtagcccaccaggctcctctgtccataggattttcccaggcaagagtactggagtgagttgccatttcctcctccaggggatcttttcaatccaagaatcaaacccacgtctcctgcatctcctacgttACAGGCAGAATacctactgctgagccactggggaagccctaaatgttgtataaaaacattttcatttttcttctacatcttcattttctaaaaagaaacccttatatttattgagtgaatgacATGTATACATAGTTCATATCtctgaaagaaatatgaaaaaaaaacttagatTAACTATCTAGATTCAGGTCAAAAGAATTCCTTTTGCCTTAAATTATCAGGGTAATTGGAGCATTTTagctctttcttttaaaagtgcAAAAAATTTATAGTAGGTTCTCATAATAGTTTACAATTCATGACCTAGATAAATTTTGAAGTTTTTAGACAAATGGTATTTGCAATGACTTGGTCCAAACGCAGGAAAAGGTAAACATCCAAATGTTCTCGCTGCTTTGACTGTCGTGCTTTAGGCTGTGTGAACCTTGGTGGTAATGTGGCTATAATGTGCACCGTGGGCTCTTGTATCAAATCCAACTCGAAGAATTGCTATAAATCCTCTTTACAAAATGTAGTGTTTTTTAGTGTTCATCATTTTCATGGAGTCCTATGATTTTCGAGAGGATACCATGCCCTTGTCACCCattactttcatttccttttttcaactcagtcatgcctgatcaCAGTCATACATACCAAAGCTGAACTATCTACTTTTTtgtattcaggaaaaaaataaagaaaaaaagcataaagGAGAACTGGAGAACTTCCAATTGAATCTTTTATAAATGAATcgctctatctctctctctttttggtgATGATGATCACTGCAGAAAAATGTGGCCAAATATTTGTCAACGTGAAAGGAAAACTGTCCCTCTGCTCCCCACTTCCACCCAGGAAAGAAATGTGAATATGTAAGTCCTCTATCTGAACCTAGAACAGCTGGTACtcaagggaaggagaagaaaactaGTCAATAGTCTTAAGTAACAAAAACGAAAAACCCATCCTGCTATTATCTCAGAAGGAATATGTAAAGCAACTCCCAtccaagaaaaaaatccaaaatgatgTATTGACTTCTTCAATGTCATCTATTACTCAACTCACCCAAAAAAGTGTCTAGGGTGCTAGATGAGGATAAaacattttccccagtttatgATGCTACTCCACTATTAGATACATTATTTTTcaactattttctattttataatttttacaagACTATCTAGTATTGAATAGACATGTTTTAAAGGcatcttataaaattaaaaagggcTGAAGGGAAGCAATATCAAAATAGTTCTCTCTGAGGGGGCAGTAGAagggaattttatatttttgttacattttccTGTTATATTCTAAATTATCTGTCCTGAACTTGTAAAACTTTTATaagctaaaatataaaaattttcacaTGATTAAATACCCTTGCTAGTGActtaatgttattaaaaaaaggaaagatgggagaaaaggagggaaggagggacaaGGAAGGAGATGGGAAATTTGAGGGGCGGTGAGGAGAAGCAGGAATCGGGAATTGCTGTACTTACCATGATCATTTTGCCGTCCTTAATCTCTCTTACAAAATTTGTTTCTTTGCCATCCCATTTCTGTACATGAACAAGTTTGTCTCCATCCAGGCTAACAACAGACTGAGACCACCAACAAAATGCAGAACATAGCAATAGGTACAGATCAGATTTCTGATATGGAAGTCAAACAAATTGATTTTTCAAAGAGTAATAGTTGAATGAATAGTGATCAGTTATCACAATAGTACCATTTCCTCTGTTGCTTCCAGGGTTAAAACTCTGAGAAAACTCTAAGAAATCATAATTCGATTGAAATGTGTTCGTTTAGATGCAAAAATTATGAGGCACATaaattatcagaaataaaaatcctAAACTAGTGCTTTCTGAAGAATCATCCTACTCCTTTAAACAGGGTCTTAGAATGAAGTAAACTATTGATGAAGCCAACTTGAGGCAAAAGAGAGATTAAACAAAGTACaatctttcttttaaatgaacACGATGAAATACTTTCTGAAATACAGATTTGATGCAAAATGAGAGAAAGACGTGGTAAAGAAACAGATTGGAGCTTTGAGCTATGGTAGTTGCCCATTATTCAGAACATAAGCTATGGGACACTAGAATGCAAAATTAACCCTGGGTCTTTCTCTCTGAAGTGAAATACTGAGAACATTTTCCACTTCCCAtcatctaggaaaaaaaaaaaaaaaaacacttattatctcctctcctccccaccccagaggAAGGAGCGGCTCCTTACCTTACAGTTTCTGTCGTCTGCAGTGGTTTCATCAAACTCTTCTCCCAGATGGAAACTAATCTCTGTGTTCTTGAATGTGCTTTGAGTCCTGATCACCACTCTGTCCCCCTCCTGACTGATGATCACTGTTGGCTTAGTCACATTGCCCACCTGCCTAGTGGCAAAGCCCACACCTAAAATAGCAAAAAGAAGCAATACAGTTGGTGGCAACTTCCGAAATAGCTCATGAAGTAGGAATCCACTTTCCTATTCTGGAATCCAGGTCGTAAAGTGTAAGTCTCATTAAAGTACGTTTAGCCCATCAGTTATGCTAGACGACTACTGAGCCTTTGTCATATGTGGATTGCCAATTTGGAAGCATA
The sequence above is a segment of the Bos mutus isolate GX-2022 chromosome 9, NWIPB_WYAK_1.1, whole genome shotgun sequence genome. Coding sequences within it:
- the FABP7 gene encoding fatty acid-binding protein, brain; its protein translation is MVEAFCATWKLTESQNFDEYMKALGVGFATRQVGNVTKPTVIISQEGDRVVIRTQSTFKNTEISFHLGEEFDETTADDRNCKSVVSLDGDKLVHVQKWDGKETNFVREIKDGKMIMTLTFGDVVAVRHYEKA